TCCACCAAGGTTGACGCTGGGCGGTGCTCGCCAAAGTATTCGATGCGTTGCGGATTGATCAGCGGGCGCTCGCGGATGTCGGTCATGAATACGGTCACCTTCACCACATGTTTTGCGCTTGCGCCTACGTGGCGCAGACAGGCATCGATGCTGGCGAGCGCAACGCGAAATTGGTCCACGGTGTTTTCGGGAATGGATCCGTCTTGCGCCATTCCGACGCAGCCCGATACCCACACGTGGGGTCCGGCGCGTACCACATGGCAGTAGTGGCTGACGGGTTTGGCTTGGCCTGGTACGAGATGGCGTTCGATCATGGCTGGCCCTCCTTATTCATGGCGGCCCTTACTCTACACCGGGCCCGGCGCGGATGCACTTCCCGAAAATGAAAACGGCCCGAACAGGGGCCGTTTCGTGAGGGCAAGAATGCCGCCTAAAGCAGAGGCACCAGCAGCAAG
This genomic window from Betaproteobacteria bacterium contains:
- a CDS encoding RidA family protein gives rise to the protein MIERHLVPGQAKPVSHYCHVVRAGPHVWVSGCVGMAQDGSIPENTVDQFRVALASIDACLRHVGASAKHVVKVTVFMTDIRERPLINPQRIEYFGEHRPASTLVEVKALVDPRLKVEIEAVAYTDS